One window from the genome of Terriglobales bacterium encodes:
- a CDS encoding phospholipase D-like domain-containing protein, translated as MAFRDLSRKDVLGRQWHSVARMRTKPDEWQVRQSLRQVADHAFSRASGAQLIDGNSVRLLRDARENYPAWLDAIARARRHIHFESYIIHEDSTGRMFADALIAKAKEGVKVRLIYDWLGGLGKTSRKFWNSLRNGGIEVRCYNSPRFDSPFGWLSRDHRKSIVVDGEVGFVTGLCVGRMWAGDPAKNLEPWRDTGIEVRGPAVQEIERAFAQVWSMTGDPFPDLEISQPVTGIQAGDVSLRVVATIPATAGIFRFDQLVAALARERLWLTDAYYAGTAAYVQGLRAAAKDGVDVRLLVPNGTDIPVLRPLSRAGYRTLLDAGVRVFEWNGTMLHAKTAVADGHWARVGSTNLNMASWLGNCELDVVVEDDGFAREMEQMYLHDLANATELVLDKKQRVRAPGEPSHPRPAMAGGSGSAGRAAAGAVRLGNTIGAAFTNRRVLESVEARVTAWSGIILVALAVVFLFFPRALAYAFAVVAIWIGLSLLVRAYKLHREKTLR; from the coding sequence ATGGCTTTCAGAGACCTGTCACGGAAGGATGTCCTCGGACGGCAGTGGCACTCCGTTGCCCGCATGAGAACCAAGCCGGACGAGTGGCAGGTCCGCCAGTCTCTCCGGCAGGTCGCCGATCACGCCTTCTCACGAGCCTCTGGAGCCCAGTTGATCGACGGCAACAGCGTTCGGTTGCTCAGGGACGCACGGGAAAATTACCCGGCCTGGCTTGACGCCATCGCGCGCGCTCGCAGGCATATTCATTTCGAAAGCTACATCATTCATGAAGACAGCACTGGCCGCATGTTCGCCGATGCCCTGATTGCCAAGGCGAAAGAAGGCGTCAAAGTCCGGCTGATCTATGACTGGCTCGGCGGCCTCGGAAAGACTTCTCGAAAATTCTGGAACTCCCTTCGGAATGGTGGAATCGAGGTCCGTTGTTATAACTCGCCGCGTTTCGATTCGCCATTCGGTTGGCTCTCGCGGGACCACCGGAAAAGCATCGTCGTCGACGGCGAAGTAGGTTTTGTCACCGGCCTCTGCGTTGGACGCATGTGGGCTGGCGATCCGGCCAAAAATCTTGAACCCTGGCGAGACACAGGGATCGAAGTTCGCGGACCGGCCGTTCAGGAAATCGAGCGTGCGTTTGCGCAGGTCTGGTCCATGACGGGCGATCCGTTTCCAGACCTGGAAATCAGCCAGCCAGTCACTGGTATACAGGCCGGCGATGTCAGTCTCCGGGTTGTCGCAACGATACCGGCGACGGCTGGAATTTTCCGTTTTGACCAGTTGGTGGCAGCGTTAGCACGAGAACGCCTCTGGCTGACCGATGCTTATTACGCGGGTACCGCCGCCTATGTGCAGGGTCTGCGAGCTGCCGCCAAAGACGGGGTGGATGTCCGGCTGCTTGTGCCGAACGGAACGGATATCCCGGTGCTCCGGCCGTTGTCGCGTGCTGGGTACCGAACGCTGCTGGATGCAGGCGTGCGTGTCTTTGAGTGGAATGGGACTATGTTGCACGCAAAAACGGCGGTCGCCGACGGCCATTGGGCCCGCGTCGGTTCCACCAACCTGAACATGGCGAGTTGGCTCGGCAACTGCGAACTCGACGTCGTCGTGGAAGATGATGGGTTCGCCCGCGAGATGGAACAGATGTACCTCCACGACTTGGCGAATGCGACAGAGTTGGTGTTGGACAAAAAACAAAGGGTGCGGGCGCCCGGAGAACCAAGCCATCCTCGGCCTGCAATGGCAGGCGGCTCAGGAAGCGCGGGCCGCGCCGCCGCTGGAGCCGTTCGCTTGGGCAACACCATTGGCGCTGCCTTCACCAATCGCCGAGTGCTGGAATCAGTCGAGGCCCGCGTCACCGCTTGGTCGGGAATAATTCTTGTGGCATTGGCCGTCGTGTTTCTATTTTTCCCTCGTGCCTTGGCGTATGCGTTCGCCGTCGTCGCGATTTGGATCGGCTTGTCCCTTCTTGTCCGCGCATACAAGCTGCACCGGGAAAAAACGCTGAGATGA
- a CDS encoding cation:proton antiporter, producing the protein MHELGVLLTFTGGLVGALVFGFLALRLKLSPIIGYLLAGIAVGPFTPGFVANHAIAEQFAEIGVILLLFGIGLRFNLNELFAVWRVAIPGALVQSTISTVGLALLLRVFGWDWTPGLILGGAISVASTVVMAHVLGEHHDLHALIGHIAIGWTVVEDLLTVAALLLLPIFFSPQSVAQSASSALGWAGLKVVLLVAVIVILGKWVIPRILELIEKTRSRELFTLAVLVLALGIAVGSAQIFGVSMALGAFLAGLAVGRSDFAARAASDAIPMRDAFAVLFFVSVGMLFDPRSLFQAPLVIAAVLLAVVLVKPLAALTTVRLLGVPLPTAIPVGAAFSQVGEFSFILGSVARQLGLINDVGWNALVASSVISIAANPYIYHYARAYSSSFEKQAPVSASDRVAQTASDCILVGFGPVGRIVHQLLTDRGNSVTVIELNLETVRKMKADGIKALYGDVLRPGTLEEAGIASAGSFILSTDVEDAAEIVRQVRLVNPKVHILVRCTHLRDTAALKAAGADVVASGEAEVGVALAEAVTRADNADFRFIAEQRETVRRRLYGTDSLATAHPDLNG; encoded by the coding sequence ATGCATGAACTCGGCGTACTCTTGACTTTCACCGGCGGTCTGGTCGGGGCACTGGTGTTCGGCTTTCTCGCCCTGAGACTCAAACTCTCTCCCATCATTGGCTATTTGCTGGCCGGCATTGCGGTCGGGCCGTTCACTCCCGGATTCGTTGCCAACCATGCCATCGCGGAGCAGTTCGCAGAAATCGGCGTCATCCTGCTGCTATTCGGAATCGGACTGCGCTTCAATTTGAACGAACTATTCGCCGTATGGCGAGTCGCGATTCCCGGCGCCCTTGTGCAGAGCACGATTTCCACGGTTGGGCTGGCGCTATTACTGCGGGTCTTCGGATGGGACTGGACTCCCGGTTTGATTCTGGGCGGCGCCATATCGGTCGCGAGTACCGTCGTCATGGCCCACGTACTCGGCGAGCATCACGACCTGCACGCACTCATAGGTCACATCGCAATCGGTTGGACCGTCGTCGAGGATCTTCTCACGGTAGCAGCGCTGCTGCTGTTGCCCATCTTCTTTTCTCCCCAGAGCGTAGCGCAGAGCGCCTCTTCTGCACTTGGGTGGGCAGGACTGAAAGTTGTTCTGCTCGTTGCCGTCATCGTGATTCTTGGCAAATGGGTAATCCCGCGCATTTTGGAACTGATCGAGAAGACCCGCTCACGTGAACTCTTCACGCTGGCTGTGCTTGTGCTTGCGCTTGGCATAGCGGTTGGTTCAGCTCAGATTTTCGGCGTGTCCATGGCGCTCGGAGCCTTCCTCGCGGGACTCGCCGTCGGACGTTCCGACTTTGCCGCGCGCGCCGCCAGCGACGCGATTCCAATGCGCGATGCCTTCGCGGTGCTCTTCTTCGTTTCCGTTGGCATGTTGTTCGATCCGCGAAGCCTCTTCCAGGCCCCACTGGTGATTGCGGCAGTTTTGCTTGCGGTGGTTCTCGTCAAACCTCTTGCCGCCCTCACCACCGTTCGCCTCCTCGGCGTGCCGCTGCCAACGGCCATTCCCGTCGGCGCAGCGTTCAGTCAGGTCGGTGAGTTCAGCTTCATCTTGGGGTCGGTTGCCCGTCAGCTTGGATTGATCAACGATGTCGGCTGGAACGCGCTCGTGGCTTCCTCCGTCATCTCAATCGCCGCCAACCCTTATATCTACCACTACGCCCGTGCCTACTCGTCTTCGTTTGAGAAGCAAGCCCCAGTTTCTGCGTCTGATCGTGTGGCACAGACCGCAAGCGACTGCATCCTTGTTGGCTTTGGCCCGGTAGGACGAATTGTCCATCAACTCTTGACCGACCGCGGCAACTCGGTCACCGTGATCGAGTTGAATCTCGAAACCGTTCGCAAGATGAAGGCCGATGGCATCAAGGCTCTGTATGGCGACGTGCTGCGGCCGGGGACACTCGAGGAAGCTGGTATCGCAAGCGCCGGTAGTTTCATCCTGAGTACCGACGTAGAAGACGCAGCCGAGATCGTCAGGCAAGTGCGGCTGGTGAATCCCAAGGTGCATATACTCGTTCGCTGCACGCATCTGCGCGACACGGCAGCGCTCAAAGCCGCCGGCGCGGATGTCGTGGCTTCGGGCGAAGCCGAAGTCGGGGTAGCGCTCGCCGAAGCGGTTACGCGTGCCGACAATGCGGACTTCCGCTTTATCGCAGAGCAGAGGGAGACCGTTCGACGCCGGCTTTACGGCACCGATTCGCTCGCCACTGCACACCCGGATTTGAATGGTTAG
- a CDS encoding trimeric intracellular cation channel family protein: MMIMQPTEEVVVSLLLRIFDLSGTFVFAISGAVAGARHRLDLFGVLVLSFVAGSVGGITRDLIIGAIPPASISDWKYVAVSALAGFVIFFWYDKLGRFRNAVLIFDAAGLALFAVSGAGKTLAYGLGPGPAALLGMVTGIGGGVVRDVLVSEVPAVFRTDVYALAALAGATLFVGGVYLHLPSTLVAIVSAIVCFAIRMIAIHRKWQVPVAKSLDPPHN, translated from the coding sequence ATGATGATCATGCAACCGACAGAGGAAGTGGTTGTCAGCTTGCTGTTGCGGATCTTTGACCTCTCCGGAACTTTCGTCTTTGCCATAAGCGGCGCTGTCGCTGGCGCCAGGCATAGGCTCGATTTATTCGGCGTTCTTGTCCTGTCGTTTGTAGCCGGCTCGGTCGGCGGCATAACCCGAGATCTCATCATTGGTGCCATTCCGCCGGCGTCCATTAGTGACTGGAAATACGTCGCAGTCTCTGCCTTGGCCGGGTTCGTCATCTTCTTCTGGTACGACAAGCTGGGCCGGTTCCGAAATGCTGTGCTCATCTTTGACGCCGCTGGACTGGCTCTGTTCGCCGTATCCGGAGCAGGCAAGACGCTCGCCTACGGCTTGGGTCCCGGTCCGGCAGCGCTGTTGGGAATGGTCACCGGAATCGGCGGTGGAGTGGTACGCGATGTATTGGTCTCAGAGGTCCCCGCCGTCTTCAGAACCGACGTCTACGCTCTAGCCGCGCTGGCTGGAGCCACCCTGTTTGTCGGCGGAGTGTACCTGCACCTGCCCTCGACATTGGTGGCCATTGTGAGTGCCATCGTCTGCTTTGCGATCCGCATGATCGCCATTCACCGCAAATGGCAGGTTCCAGTCGCGAAATCGCTCGATCCTCCGCACAACTAA
- a CDS encoding M20 family metallopeptidase produces MNVKPLLPDLESFYKDVHAHPELSMQESRTAGLAADRLRAAGFEVTTGIGKTGVVGLLRNGEGPTVMLRADMDALPVEEATGLPYASDVTAVGEDGRSVKVMHACGHDMHVTWLVGASTLLAQSRQQWHGTLMAVFQPAEEIGTGSRAMIDDVMFSRFPKPDVILGQHVMVGPAGNIGWRSGVITSAGDSLQVRLFGRGAHGSMPEASIDPVVMAAATVLRLQTIVSREVAATESAVITVGALQAGTKENVIPDEALIKLNVRTFNEGVRTRVLNAIERIVNAEAAASGAVKKPEITPLDRYPLVKNDPETTNRVVTAFRGHFGPDRLREVRPSTASEDFGLFGSEWKVPSVFWFVGGTDPDTYNKAKQAGRLTDLPTNHNPRFAPVIHPTLQTGVETMVVAAQAWLSP; encoded by the coding sequence ATGAATGTTAAGCCGCTGCTTCCGGATCTCGAATCCTTCTATAAAGATGTTCACGCCCACCCTGAGTTATCCATGCAGGAGAGTCGTACTGCGGGACTCGCAGCAGATCGTTTGCGCGCTGCCGGATTCGAAGTCACAACCGGCATCGGCAAAACCGGTGTAGTCGGTCTCTTGCGAAATGGCGAAGGGCCGACCGTCATGCTTCGTGCAGATATGGATGCCCTGCCCGTGGAAGAAGCTACCGGCTTGCCCTATGCAAGCGACGTTACCGCGGTCGGCGAAGACGGAAGATCAGTAAAGGTGATGCACGCTTGCGGACATGACATGCATGTTACCTGGCTCGTGGGTGCTTCCACGCTGTTGGCTCAGAGCCGCCAGCAATGGCATGGAACGCTGATGGCCGTCTTCCAGCCGGCGGAAGAGATCGGAACCGGATCCCGCGCCATGATCGACGACGTCATGTTCAGCCGCTTCCCCAAGCCCGACGTCATCCTCGGACAGCATGTCATGGTCGGTCCCGCCGGCAATATAGGCTGGAGATCAGGCGTTATTACCTCGGCGGGAGACAGTCTGCAGGTGCGGTTATTCGGCCGAGGAGCCCACGGTTCCATGCCCGAAGCCAGTATCGACCCTGTGGTGATGGCCGCAGCGACCGTTCTTCGTTTGCAGACCATCGTTTCGCGCGAGGTCGCCGCAACCGAGTCGGCGGTCATCACCGTGGGAGCATTGCAGGCTGGCACCAAGGAGAACGTCATCCCCGACGAGGCGCTCATCAAACTCAACGTGCGGACATTCAACGAAGGCGTTCGTACGCGAGTGCTCAACGCCATTGAACGAATCGTCAACGCGGAAGCCGCAGCCTCGGGAGCAGTGAAGAAGCCGGAGATCACACCCCTGGATCGATACCCACTGGTCAAAAACGACCCCGAAACGACCAACCGCGTGGTAACTGCATTTCGCGGGCATTTTGGTCCAGATCGCCTCCGCGAAGTCAGGCCCAGTACGGCCAGTGAAGATTTCGGCTTATTCGGATCCGAATGGAAGGTGCCTTCCGTCTTCTGGTTCGTCGGAGGAACCGACCCGGATACCTACAACAAAGCAAAGCAGGCGGGTCGACTCACCGATCTTCCCACGAATCACAACCCGCGTTTTGCCCCGGTCATTCATCCGACTCTGCAAACTGGAGTGGAAACAATGGTTGTCGCCGCACAGGCCTGGCTGTCACCATGA
- the ygiD gene encoding 4,5-DOPA dioxygenase extradiol, producing the protein MNMRMPAIFFGHGNPMNALLHNTYTEQWAAIGARVPRPKAILCISAHWYVEDAAVTVSTAPRTIHDFGGFPRELYEVQYSAPGEPDVARRVQQLLAPLPVRLDDRWGLDHGAWSVLRHVYPRADVPVVQLSIDERQPASFHYEIGERLAPLREEGILIAGSGNVVHNLHTYAWGRRPQEPYDWTVSFERRVREVILAGEHKPLIDYEKRLGREALLAAPTPDHYLPLLYVVGTRASSESVSFPVEGVDGGSISMLAVQLS; encoded by the coding sequence ATGAATATGCGAATGCCGGCGATTTTCTTCGGACACGGAAATCCCATGAACGCCCTGCTGCACAACACGTACACGGAGCAGTGGGCAGCGATCGGGGCACGTGTGCCACGTCCGAAAGCGATTCTTTGCATCTCGGCGCACTGGTACGTGGAAGATGCCGCCGTGACGGTAAGCACAGCCCCGCGGACCATCCACGATTTCGGAGGCTTTCCGCGTGAGCTCTATGAGGTGCAGTACTCCGCGCCGGGAGAGCCTGATGTTGCGCGTCGTGTACAGCAACTGCTCGCTCCGCTGCCGGTCCGGCTTGATGACCGATGGGGACTTGATCACGGCGCCTGGTCGGTATTGCGCCATGTATATCCAAGAGCCGATGTACCGGTCGTGCAGCTCAGCATCGACGAGAGACAACCGGCTTCTTTCCATTACGAGATTGGTGAACGCCTGGCACCCTTGCGTGAAGAAGGCATTCTCATCGCGGGCAGCGGAAATGTTGTTCACAACCTCCATACGTACGCGTGGGGGAGACGCCCGCAAGAGCCTTATGACTGGACGGTATCGTTCGAAAGAAGAGTCCGTGAAGTGATACTCGCGGGAGAGCACAAGCCGCTCATCGATTACGAGAAGAGGCTGGGCCGCGAGGCACTGCTCGCCGCACCTACCCCTGACCACTATCTGCCGCTGTTGTATGTGGTCGGAACGCGCGCTAGTTCTGAGTCTGTTTCCTTCCCAGTCGAGGGTGTGGATGGTGGGTCGATCTCAATGTTGGCGGTGCAATTGAGTTGA
- a CDS encoding response regulator, whose product MSCAVVVSGVVMRWIMYESKVQTVAIDEVVAKWRFRHGACPFVLVVDDDEVAAETVATALREIGYAVVIAYDGESALQLASLAPPDLMITDISMPGMDGLELSIRMHESFPSCRILLFSGLSDDCELLVENRERGFNFPLLTKPAPMAALLQLACQQLLSPTTQQKTAKA is encoded by the coding sequence ATGAGCTGCGCGGTGGTAGTGTCTGGCGTGGTAATGCGGTGGATTATGTACGAGAGCAAAGTACAAACGGTCGCTATCGACGAGGTCGTGGCAAAGTGGCGCTTTCGACACGGGGCCTGTCCATTCGTGCTGGTGGTGGATGACGACGAGGTCGCTGCGGAAACAGTCGCAACGGCCTTACGTGAAATAGGGTATGCGGTCGTGATCGCCTACGACGGCGAATCGGCGCTGCAGTTGGCGAGCCTAGCACCGCCCGACCTGATGATTACGGACATCAGCATGCCAGGAATGGACGGATTGGAATTGTCGATCCGCATGCATGAATCGTTCCCCAGTTGCAGAATCCTTCTATTTTCAGGGCTATCCGACGACTGCGAATTGCTTGTGGAGAATCGAGAGCGAGGATTCAACTTCCCCCTGCTGACAAAGCCAGCCCCAATGGCGGCCCTCCTCCAACTGGCGTGTCAGCAACTTCTTTCACCCACTACCCAACAAAAGACAGCGAAAGCTTAA
- a CDS encoding ABC transporter permease: MAKPRDVLVQAYGALRQNRQRSAITILGMAWGIATVVLLLAYGTGFSTAIVNIFRSYASMQAMGIAGGRTSQQAGGNKAGTSVRLTHDDIDRLLVNVPQITRITPQSFYQAPVSYEGRSYTWGILAGNPAIQEIQNLQISLGRFYNAEDMQMRSRVCVLGSESREKLFSGRFPLGERVRINGIPYEVIGVLKPRPQQGTDNSINRAVYIPFPTMSDFRDTHYIDMIWLDFFGSDYGSVERSIRNTLATQYNFRPDDKRALFVFSLMEQLSQFGLITMALQVLLALIGTLTLGIGGVGLMNIMLVSVTQRTREIGVEKAIGARRTDILVQFLSEALAITFLGGLLGILLAYIISFAVGNLTFYSALAQHGEAGDIRLIISPSSVIVSTVILAFVGLVSGMIPAFRASRLDPIEALRYE, encoded by the coding sequence ATGGCCAAACCCAGAGACGTTCTCGTCCAGGCGTACGGCGCACTTAGGCAGAACCGTCAACGTAGCGCCATCACCATTCTCGGCATGGCTTGGGGCATTGCTACGGTCGTGCTCTTGCTTGCCTACGGAACCGGGTTCTCAACCGCAATCGTTAATATCTTCCGGTCGTACGCGAGTATGCAGGCGATGGGAATTGCTGGTGGCCGTACGTCTCAGCAGGCAGGTGGCAATAAGGCTGGCACGAGTGTCCGCCTCACCCACGATGACATCGATCGTCTTCTGGTGAATGTTCCGCAGATCACCCGCATAACCCCGCAATCCTTCTATCAAGCACCCGTCAGCTATGAAGGCCGATCCTATACCTGGGGCATTCTGGCGGGGAATCCCGCAATCCAGGAGATCCAGAATCTGCAAATCAGCCTCGGTCGCTTCTACAACGCCGAAGATATGCAGATGCGTTCCCGCGTTTGTGTACTCGGATCGGAATCCAGGGAAAAGTTGTTCTCCGGCCGCTTTCCGCTTGGAGAACGGGTTCGCATCAACGGCATACCGTACGAAGTCATCGGTGTGCTGAAGCCACGGCCGCAACAGGGCACCGACAACAGCATCAATCGCGCCGTGTACATTCCGTTCCCGACCATGAGCGATTTCCGTGATACGCATTACATCGACATGATCTGGCTCGACTTCTTCGGCTCCGACTACGGATCAGTCGAGAGGTCCATTCGCAACACGCTCGCGACGCAGTACAACTTCCGGCCTGATGACAAACGTGCTCTCTTTGTTTTCAGCCTCATGGAACAGCTCTCGCAATTTGGTCTCATCACCATGGCTCTCCAGGTCCTGCTGGCGCTCATCGGCACGCTCACGCTGGGAATCGGTGGCGTCGGACTCATGAATATCATGCTGGTAAGCGTCACCCAACGCACGCGCGAGATCGGAGTGGAGAAAGCCATTGGTGCTCGCCGCACGGATATCCTCGTGCAATTCCTGTCGGAAGCCTTGGCCATTACCTTCTTGGGCGGCCTCTTGGGCATCCTGCTGGCTTACATCATTTCGTTCGCCGTGGGGAACCTCACGTTCTACAGCGCTCTCGCCCAACACGGAGAGGCCGGTGACATCAGGCTCATCATCTCCCCGTCAAGCGTGATCGTTTCCACGGTCATTCTGGCTTTCGTAGGATTGGTAAGCGGCATGATTCCAGCGTTTCGCGCGTCCCGTCTCGACCCGATTGAGGCGTTGCGGTACGAGTAG
- a CDS encoding ABC transporter permease, producing the protein MWRFADSFGQVFRAIWMHKLRSFLTMFGIAWGVGSLLLLVGLGEGFRAGTNKNLAGFGEDFMQIFNGRVPSVGGSQLSSRQYYLNYQDYLDIRGSQYVRNAAPVIYRGDLRLVSDYGNSNGYVDGSEPQFYDIRYQPIAQGRWLTWEDERERRNVCVIGQEFVRLLFPGRPVLGSTVLINGVPFQVIGTIQKIGHGNNNDQNMRLIMPYSTMAMYFPMQGEGNANSVKYVVFQPITRQQHAHAKEAVRKIVARNHHFDPATPDAFDDWDSIATAEMVGKISDAMNMFLGAVGLVTLALGAMGVVNIMLVSVTERTREIGLRKALGATRRSILFQFFLEGLMLTAISGGIGVLAAYGATKLCELAPPIDGFELPHIYATSAALAIISLATAGIVAGLYPARRAALLTPVEALRQE; encoded by the coding sequence ATGTGGCGCTTCGCCGACAGCTTCGGGCAGGTTTTTCGCGCGATCTGGATGCACAAGCTTCGCTCCTTCCTCACCATGTTTGGCATTGCCTGGGGCGTGGGATCGTTGCTGCTGCTGGTTGGACTGGGTGAGGGCTTTCGCGCCGGCACCAACAAGAACCTCGCCGGCTTTGGCGAAGATTTCATGCAGATTTTTAACGGACGCGTTCCGTCGGTCGGTGGCAGCCAACTCTCTTCTCGTCAGTACTACCTGAACTACCAGGACTATCTCGACATCCGCGGCTCTCAGTACGTGCGCAACGCTGCTCCGGTTATCTACCGTGGCGATCTTCGTCTCGTCAGCGATTACGGCAACAGCAACGGGTACGTCGATGGCTCGGAGCCGCAGTTTTACGACATCCGCTACCAACCGATCGCCCAGGGACGCTGGCTCACCTGGGAGGATGAGCGGGAGCGCCGAAACGTCTGTGTCATCGGTCAGGAATTTGTACGCCTGCTGTTTCCGGGCCGCCCGGTTCTCGGCAGCACCGTGCTCATCAATGGGGTGCCGTTCCAGGTGATTGGCACAATTCAGAAGATCGGGCACGGAAACAACAACGACCAGAACATGCGACTGATCATGCCCTATAGCACCATGGCAATGTATTTCCCCATGCAGGGGGAGGGGAACGCGAACTCGGTGAAGTACGTCGTGTTCCAGCCCATCACGCGTCAGCAGCACGCCCACGCAAAGGAAGCTGTTCGTAAGATCGTTGCCCGCAACCACCACTTCGATCCCGCCACCCCGGATGCCTTTGACGACTGGGACTCCATCGCCACCGCCGAGATGGTCGGCAAGATCTCCGACGCCATGAATATGTTCCTTGGCGCCGTAGGGTTGGTGACTCTCGCCCTCGGTGCCATGGGCGTCGTCAATATCATGTTGGTATCGGTCACCGAACGCACCCGCGAGATCGGCCTGCGCAAGGCCTTGGGCGCCACTCGTCGCAGCATTCTCTTCCAGTTCTTCCTCGAAGGACTCATGCTCACTGCCATCAGCGGGGGTATAGGCGTCTTAGCTGCCTATGGCGCAACCAAGTTGTGCGAGCTTGCGCCTCCCATCGACGGATTCGAACTTCCTCACATCTACGCTACCAGTGCTGCGCTTGCCATCATCAGCCTGGCCACCGCCGGCATCGTCGCCGGACTCTACCCCGCGCGCCGTGCAGCTTTGCTCACGCCGGTGGAAGCGCTTCGTCAGGAGTAG
- a CDS encoding DUF3108 domain-containing protein — translation MPFLHLGKIGLLFVLVLVASAQQPAPKSADTIGPISHILSPAPNFTLPEETYVFGAEWRIWDAGTVTLGLSREGTQQRVTGSAESKGVVSLLYPVHDSFQSLYDPKTFCSIGVRKHTEEGFRKRDTLISFNYTRRKAVLDETNLKNNESKHVENDIPGCVTDVLSGFMYLRSLPLIPGTTYTFPINDGGKTVDVVTRVEAKEQIKVPAGTFQTIRVSPEGGGAFKLKGKIWIWYTDDARRIPVQMRGKMFWGTLTLKLQRIEQPKK, via the coding sequence TTGCCTTTCCTGCATCTCGGTAAGATCGGTCTCTTATTTGTCTTAGTTCTGGTGGCATCTGCGCAGCAGCCCGCGCCGAAGTCCGCCGACACCATCGGCCCCATATCTCACATCCTTTCGCCAGCGCCCAACTTCACTCTTCCCGAAGAGACTTACGTTTTCGGTGCCGAGTGGCGCATCTGGGACGCAGGCACCGTCACCCTCGGACTCTCTCGCGAAGGCACGCAGCAGCGCGTTACCGGCAGCGCCGAATCCAAGGGCGTTGTTTCGTTGCTGTACCCGGTTCACGACAGCTTCCAGTCTCTATACGACCCGAAGACCTTCTGTTCCATCGGCGTGCGCAAACATACCGAAGAAGGCTTCCGCAAGCGAGACACCCTCATCAGCTTCAATTACACGCGCCGAAAGGCCGTCCTCGACGAAACGAATCTCAAGAACAACGAGAGCAAGCACGTCGAAAACGATATCCCCGGATGCGTTACCGACGTTCTCTCCGGGTTCATGTATCTCCGCAGCCTGCCGCTCATCCCCGGCACCACCTATACATTTCCCATCAACGATGGCGGCAAAACCGTCGACGTTGTCACCAGGGTGGAAGCGAAAGAACAGATCAAAGTCCCGGCCGGAACCTTTCAGACAATTCGCGTCTCGCCCGAAGGTGGCGGAGCCTTCAAGCTGAAGGGCAAAATCTGGATCTGGTACACCGACGACGCCCGCCGCATTCCCGTGCAAATGCGCGGCAAGATGTTCTGGGGCACACTGACGTTGAAGCTCCAACGCATCGAGCAGCCCAAGAAGTAA